From Phenylobacterium montanum, the proteins below share one genomic window:
- the bioD gene encoding dethiobiotin synthase — MRPLFVAGAGTDVGKTHVTAGLIRALLAEGRAVRAIKPLASGFDPEDWAESDPGRLLAALGQAPTLQALDAITPWRYRAALSPDMAAAREGAQVDFEAIARFCRARAAEPGEGLLLVEGVGGVMSPISAETTNLDWMLRLGAPVLLVGGSYLGSISHTLTAARVLQGAGLSLAAIVASESQDAGTPFGETVDSLARLSGLPVIGAGRDASWAEWATAVIETLGDAGVLA, encoded by the coding sequence ATGCGCCCCCTGTTCGTCGCCGGCGCGGGCACCGATGTCGGCAAGACCCACGTCACCGCCGGCCTGATCCGGGCGCTGCTGGCCGAGGGGCGGGCGGTCCGGGCGATCAAGCCCCTGGCCAGCGGTTTCGATCCTGAGGATTGGGCCGAAAGCGACCCCGGCCGGCTCCTGGCCGCGCTCGGCCAGGCGCCGACGCTTCAGGCCCTGGACGCGATCACCCCCTGGCGCTACCGCGCGGCCCTGTCGCCGGACATGGCGGCGGCGCGCGAGGGCGCCCAAGTCGATTTCGAGGCCATCGCCCGCTTCTGCCGGGCGCGAGCGGCCGAGCCGGGCGAGGGCCTGCTGCTGGTCGAGGGCGTCGGCGGGGTGATGTCGCCGATCTCGGCCGAGACCACCAATCTCGACTGGATGCTGCGGCTGGGCGCGCCGGTGCTCTTGGTCGGCGGCTCCTATCTGGGCTCCATCAGCCACACCCTCACCGCCGCCCGCGTGTTGCAGGGCGCGGGCCTGTCGCTCGCGGCCATCGTCGCCAGCGAGTCACAGGACGCCGGCACGCCGTTCGGCGAGACCGTGGACAGCCTGGCGCGGCTCTCCGGCCTGCCGGTCATCGGCGCAGGCCGGGACGCAAGCTGGGCCGAATGGGCGACCGCCGTGATCGAGACGCTAGGCGACGCGGGCGTGCTCGCATAG
- a CDS encoding LysR substrate-binding domain-containing protein has protein sequence MPDTLATLPLSAIRVFEAAARLKSFTRAADELGMTQAAVSWQVKALERRLGQPLFRRLPREVAPTAAGERLARAATEAIGLLRTALADLTEADEGILSITTLQSLATQWLAPRLGAFQLAHPKIAVRLETAGRIVDLTREPFDLAIRSGDGDWPGLEAVYLYPANVTPLCAPALCEALGGLSHPGDLLSAPRVGLESDWAAWFAAAGVAAPGETAGTRLVADLQTIEVASALSGQAVALGSPVLYAAEIAQGRLVRPFEAAWDHGGGYWLAYPKERRRAAKIVAFREWLLGCIAADPVSEAYAATSPRASTRP, from the coding sequence ATGCCAGACACCCTCGCCACCCTGCCGCTCAGCGCCATCCGCGTGTTCGAAGCCGCCGCGCGCCTGAAAAGCTTCACCCGCGCCGCCGACGAACTGGGCATGACCCAGGCGGCGGTCAGCTGGCAGGTGAAGGCCCTGGAGCGGCGGCTGGGCCAGCCCCTGTTTCGCCGGCTGCCGCGCGAGGTGGCGCCGACCGCCGCCGGCGAGCGGCTGGCGCGTGCCGCGACCGAGGCGATCGGCCTTTTGCGCACGGCCCTGGCCGACCTCACCGAGGCGGACGAGGGCATACTTTCGATCACCACCCTGCAATCCCTGGCGACCCAGTGGCTGGCCCCACGACTTGGCGCCTTCCAGCTGGCCCACCCCAAGATCGCGGTGCGGCTGGAGACCGCCGGCCGCATCGTCGACCTGACGCGCGAGCCCTTCGACCTGGCGATCCGCTCGGGAGACGGCGACTGGCCAGGGCTGGAGGCCGTCTATCTCTATCCCGCCAACGTCACCCCGCTCTGCGCGCCCGCCCTGTGCGAGGCCCTGGGCGGGTTGAGCCACCCCGGCGACCTGCTCAGCGCCCCGCGGGTGGGGCTGGAGAGCGACTGGGCGGCTTGGTTCGCCGCGGCAGGGGTCGCCGCGCCGGGCGAGACCGCGGGCACGCGCCTGGTGGCCGACCTGCAGACCATCGAGGTGGCCTCGGCCCTCAGCGGCCAGGCGGTGGCGCTGGGCTCACCGGTGCTCTACGCCGCCGAGATCGCGCAGGGCCGGCTGGTGCGCCCGTTCGAGGCCGCCTGGGACCACGGCGGCGGCTACTGGCTGGCCTATCCCAAGGAGCGGCGGCGGGCGGCCAAGATCGTCGCCTTCCGCGAGTGGCTGCTGGGCTGCATCGCCGCGGACCCGGTATCGGAGGCCTACGCCGCTACCAGCCCGCGAGCTTCAACGCGTCCGTGA
- a CDS encoding NAD(P)-binding protein codes for MEKIAILGGGIAGLATAFELTSQPDWRDRYEITLYQMGWRLGGKCATGRGPNGRIQEHGIHGFLGSYHNTLPMMVRCYQELGRPAGTPLSSFDTAFDPQSAILMWEWIDGGWSPWSMVYPTNDDPPGLAPGQFTVAGTMRKLLATAGHFVAKAAIPFVGLVKGLFHEIDQMLSALALERVVEAVDSLWRHLKDWLLQHLNTGLRRLYLLLDYIFTLVRGALADEVIDKGFDRLDDEDFAAWLRRHGIDELTLNSPLALNTTNLSYQYPNGDTSRPPQMAAGAYLHWTLRMFDFRGAFGFLFKAGTGETIIQPLYELLQKRGVKFEFFHKVEALKLNGDKTSVAAIDMAVQATLKPGVPAYSPLVRIKGLDCWPAEPLYDQLVEGEALKAEEIDLESYWTPWRAPARKTLQAGQDFDRIVFAISIGAIPHLCPELLDASPAWRDMTANVPALITQAAQVWLSRPTKAMGGALPPEGAGVIISGTYAGPPDGQVDFTDLIAFEDWPADLSPQSLWYFCGLMPEYEAQPPFSDHDYPRRQADRVRDQFIQYLQTNIGPLLPKATTAATRPPGDPAGLDFDLLVDASGRKGTARFQSQFWRANIDPTERYVASPPGSTKYRLKAWDSGFANLVLAGDWIYTGLNVGSVEGTVMGARLASHAVCGAPALANIVGYPA; via the coding sequence GTGGAAAAGATCGCCATACTGGGAGGCGGCATAGCCGGCCTCGCCACCGCCTTCGAATTGACCAGCCAGCCGGACTGGCGGGACCGGTACGAGATCACCCTCTACCAGATGGGCTGGCGGCTGGGCGGCAAGTGCGCCACCGGCCGCGGCCCCAACGGGCGCATACAGGAGCATGGCATCCACGGCTTCCTGGGCTCCTACCACAACACCCTGCCGATGATGGTCCGCTGCTATCAGGAGCTCGGCCGGCCGGCCGGAACGCCCCTGTCCAGCTTCGATACCGCCTTCGACCCGCAGAGCGCGATCCTGATGTGGGAGTGGATCGACGGCGGTTGGTCGCCCTGGAGCATGGTCTATCCGACCAATGACGATCCGCCGGGCCTGGCTCCGGGACAGTTCACCGTCGCCGGGACCATGCGCAAACTCCTGGCCACGGCCGGCCACTTCGTCGCCAAGGCCGCCATCCCCTTCGTCGGCCTGGTAAAGGGCCTGTTCCATGAGATCGATCAGATGCTCTCCGCCCTGGCCCTGGAGCGGGTCGTGGAGGCGGTCGACAGCCTCTGGCGCCACCTCAAGGACTGGCTGCTGCAGCACCTGAACACCGGCCTGCGCCGGCTCTACCTGCTTTTGGACTACATCTTCACCCTTGTGCGCGGGGCGCTGGCGGACGAGGTGATCGACAAGGGCTTCGACCGGCTGGACGACGAGGACTTCGCCGCCTGGCTGCGGCGGCACGGGATCGACGAGCTGACCCTGAATTCGCCGCTGGCGCTGAACACCACCAACCTTTCCTACCAGTACCCGAACGGCGACACCTCGCGACCGCCGCAGATGGCGGCGGGCGCCTATCTGCACTGGACGCTGAGGATGTTCGACTTCCGCGGCGCCTTCGGCTTCCTGTTCAAGGCCGGAACCGGCGAGACCATCATCCAGCCGCTGTACGAACTCCTGCAAAAGCGCGGGGTGAAGTTCGAATTCTTCCACAAGGTCGAGGCGCTGAAGCTAAACGGCGACAAGACCAGCGTCGCCGCCATCGACATGGCGGTGCAGGCGACGCTGAAGCCGGGCGTGCCGGCCTATTCGCCGCTTGTTCGCATCAAGGGCCTGGACTGCTGGCCGGCCGAGCCGCTCTACGACCAGCTTGTCGAGGGCGAGGCGCTCAAGGCGGAAGAGATCGACCTGGAGTCTTATTGGACGCCGTGGCGGGCCCCGGCCCGCAAGACGCTGCAGGCCGGACAGGACTTCGACCGGATCGTCTTCGCCATCTCCATCGGCGCCATCCCTCACCTGTGCCCCGAACTGCTGGACGCCAGCCCGGCCTGGCGGGACATGACCGCCAATGTGCCGGCCCTGATCACCCAGGCCGCCCAGGTCTGGCTGAGCCGCCCGACCAAGGCCATGGGCGGCGCCCTGCCGCCGGAGGGAGCCGGAGTGATCATTAGCGGCACCTATGCCGGCCCGCCGGATGGGCAGGTCGACTTCACGGACCTGATCGCCTTCGAGGACTGGCCGGCGGACCTGTCGCCCCAGTCGCTCTGGTACTTCTGCGGCCTGATGCCGGAATACGAGGCCCAGCCGCCGTTCAGCGACCATGACTATCCCCGCCGCCAGGCCGACCGGGTGCGTGACCAGTTCATCCAGTACCTGCAGACCAATATCGGCCCCCTGCTGCCCAAGGCGACCACCGCCGCGACCCGGCCGCCTGGCGATCCGGCGGGGCTGGACTTCGATCTCTTGGTCGACGCCTCGGGCAGGAAGGGGACGGCGCGTTTCCAGAGTCAGTTCTGGCGCGCCAATATCGACCCCACCGAGCGTTACGTGGCCAGCCCGCCGGGCAGCACCAAATATCGGCTCAAGGCCTGGGACTCGGGCTTCGCCAACCTCGTCCTCGCCGGCGACTGGATCTATACGGGGCTGAATGTCGGCAGCGTCGAGGGGACGGTGATGGGCGCACGCCTGGCCTCGCACGCAGTCTGCGGCGCGCCGGCCCTGGCCAACATCGTCGGCTATCCGGCGTAG
- a CDS encoding adenosylmethionine--8-amino-7-oxononanoate transaminase has protein sequence MTDPSAEPLWLTQGRAHVWRPYCQMKTAPAPLAVARTEGVRLVLEDGRELIDGMASWWTACHGYNHPHIRAAVQAQLERAPHMMFGGLAHEPAYRLARRLVHLLPGDLDHVFFAESGSVAVEIAMKMALQYWINRGVTGRTRFLSFAGGYHGDTLATMTVCDPEEGMHALFAGVMPTQHVRPLPLDADGEVVLDAFLAEHAHEIAAMIVEPRVQGAGGMLFHEDQVLRALRRLADRHGVLLIFDEIFTGFGRTGDLFACLGADVVPDIITLSKALTGGTLPLSAAVASARVFQAFWSDDAGAALMHGPTYMGNPLACAAANASLDLFEDGGWAVEVARIDCALREGLAACRHLPGVVDVRVRGAMGVVEFDHALDCGALSARFAARGVWIRPMGKVIYLTPPFVITDAELARLTDAIAAEVAAGA, from the coding sequence ATGACCGACCCGAGCGCCGAGCCCCTCTGGCTGACCCAGGGCCGCGCCCACGTCTGGCGGCCCTATTGCCAGATGAAAACCGCCCCCGCCCCGCTGGCCGTGGCGCGCACCGAGGGCGTGCGGCTGGTGCTGGAGGACGGGCGCGAACTGATCGACGGCATGGCCTCGTGGTGGACCGCCTGCCACGGCTACAACCACCCCCACATCCGCGCCGCGGTCCAGGCCCAGCTGGAGCGCGCGCCGCACATGATGTTCGGCGGCCTGGCGCACGAGCCGGCCTATCGCCTGGCCCGGCGGCTGGTCCACCTGTTGCCCGGCGACCTGGACCACGTGTTCTTCGCCGAGTCGGGCTCGGTGGCCGTCGAGATCGCCATGAAGATGGCCCTGCAATACTGGATCAACCGCGGGGTCACAGGCCGCACCCGGTTCCTGTCCTTCGCCGGCGGCTATCACGGCGACACCCTGGCGACCATGACTGTCTGCGACCCGGAGGAAGGCATGCACGCCCTGTTCGCCGGGGTCATGCCGACCCAGCACGTCCGCCCGTTGCCGCTGGACGCCGACGGCGAGGTGGTGCTCGACGCCTTTCTGGCCGAGCACGCCCACGAGATCGCCGCCATGATCGTCGAACCACGGGTCCAGGGCGCCGGCGGCATGCTGTTCCACGAGGATCAGGTTCTGCGCGCCCTTCGCCGCCTCGCCGACCGGCACGGGGTGCTGTTGATCTTCGACGAGATCTTCACCGGCTTCGGCCGCACGGGCGACCTTTTCGCCTGCCTGGGCGCGGACGTGGTTCCCGATATCATCACCCTCAGCAAGGCCCTGACCGGCGGGACCTTGCCGCTGTCAGCCGCCGTGGCCTCGGCCAGGGTGTTCCAGGCCTTCTGGTCCGACGATGCGGGCGCGGCCCTGATGCATGGGCCGACCTATATGGGCAATCCCCTGGCCTGCGCTGCGGCCAACGCCTCGCTGGACCTGTTCGAGGACGGCGGCTGGGCGGTCGAGGTCGCGCGCATCGACTGCGCCCTGCGCGAAGGTCTCGCCGCTTGCCGCCACCTGCCGGGGGTCGTCGACGTGCGCGTGCGCGGCGCCATGGGCGTGGTCGAGTTCGACCATGCGTTGGACTGCGGCGCCCTCTCGGCCCGCTTCGCCGCCCGCGGGGTCTGGATCCGCCCCATGGGCAAGGTGATCTACCTGACCCCGCCCTTCGTGATCACCGACGCCGAGCTCGCCCGGCTCACCGACGCCATCGCGGCCGAGGTCGCCGCGGGGGCATAG
- a CDS encoding NAD(P)H-dependent flavin oxidoreductase has protein sequence MALRTRLTELLGVQHPIMLAGMGGVSFGELAAAVTNAGGYGVLGMAGRDPDFIREEMRKVRRLTKGPFGVDLLAASPESLTASVDVIIEEGASAFIAGLGVPMPIMQRLKAAGLKVMVVCGAVKHAVKAEQAGCDAVICQGGEGGGHTGLVGTMPLVAQAVEAVKVPVVAAGGLYDGRGLAASLALGATGVWMGTRFIASTEAHAGALYHETILGASDEDTIRTRCYSGKPMRVKKNPYVDDWESRPADIQPFPYQAGISVRAGVMGGIGGQLEGLDPDKSCFAMGQSAGGVHDVMPAGEIVRRIMAEAEAAIDRVAQVRAEGATA, from the coding sequence ATGGCCCTGCGCACCCGATTGACCGAACTCTTAGGCGTCCAGCACCCGATCATGCTGGCTGGCATGGGCGGGGTCTCCTTCGGCGAACTGGCCGCGGCGGTGACCAACGCCGGCGGCTATGGCGTGCTCGGCATGGCCGGACGCGACCCCGACTTCATCCGTGAGGAAATGCGCAAGGTCCGGCGCCTGACCAAGGGGCCGTTCGGCGTCGACCTGCTGGCCGCCAGCCCGGAATCCCTGACCGCTTCGGTGGACGTGATCATCGAGGAAGGCGCCTCGGCCTTCATCGCGGGCCTGGGCGTGCCCATGCCGATCATGCAGCGGCTGAAGGCGGCCGGGCTGAAGGTGATGGTGGTCTGCGGGGCGGTGAAGCACGCGGTCAAGGCCGAGCAGGCCGGCTGCGACGCCGTCATCTGCCAGGGCGGCGAGGGCGGCGGGCACACGGGTCTTGTCGGCACCATGCCCTTGGTGGCCCAGGCGGTGGAGGCGGTGAAGGTGCCTGTGGTGGCCGCCGGCGGCCTCTATGACGGCCGGGGCCTGGCGGCGTCCCTGGCGCTGGGCGCGACGGGGGTGTGGATGGGCACTCGCTTCATCGCCTCGACCGAGGCCCATGCGGGCGCGCTCTATCACGAGACCATTCTGGGCGCGTCGGACGAGGACACCATCCGGACCCGCTGCTATTCCGGCAAGCCGATGCGGGTGAAGAAGAACCCCTATGTCGACGATTGGGAGAGCCGTCCGGCCGACATCCAGCCCTTCCCCTACCAGGCCGGGATCTCGGTCCGCGCCGGGGTGATGGGCGGCATCGGCGGCCAGCTCGAGGGCCTGGACCCGGACAAGTCCTGCTTCGCCATGGGCCAGTCGGCGGGCGGGGTGCATGACGTGATGCCGGCCGGCGAGATCGTCCGCCGCATCATGGCCGAGGCCGAGGCGGCGATCGACCGGGTGGCGCAGGTGCGGGCGGAGGGGGCGACGGCCTGA
- the bioF gene encoding 8-amino-7-oxononanoate synthase, whose amino-acid sequence MDSLTAFAEAKLEALDAQALRRRLAPTRRLDGLWVERGGRRLLSFSCNDYLNLSHHPAVKAAAVAAIEVHGAGAGASRLVTGDHPLLAELEARLARLKRTEAACLFGSGYLANTGLIPTLAGEGDLVLVDELAHACIWAGAQLSGARVVPFRHNDIGELERLLAELRAAHRRCLVATDGVFSMDGDLAPLDRLSEVCQAHDAWLLSDDAHGIGVLAEGRGSAALFPGATIPLQMGTLSKAIGSYGAYVCASRAVVDLLKTRARTLVYSTAPPPAAIAAALAALDLIEADSELTARPLSRARVFTQALGLPRAESPIVPVIIGGAEEALAASRALEGQGRLVVAIRPPTVPARTAPLRVAFTAGHSEADVLALAAAVRPLLRKEAA is encoded by the coding sequence ATGGATAGCCTGACGGCCTTTGCGGAAGCCAAGCTGGAAGCCCTGGACGCCCAGGCCCTGCGCCGGCGCCTGGCGCCGACCCGGCGATTGGACGGCCTCTGGGTCGAGCGGGGCGGGCGGCGCCTGCTGTCCTTTTCCTGCAACGACTACCTGAACCTGTCGCACCATCCGGCGGTGAAGGCGGCCGCTGTGGCGGCGATCGAGGTCCATGGCGCGGGCGCCGGCGCGTCGCGGCTGGTGACCGGCGACCATCCGCTGCTGGCCGAGTTGGAGGCGCGGCTGGCGCGGCTGAAGCGGACCGAGGCGGCCTGCCTGTTCGGCTCCGGCTACCTCGCCAATACTGGCCTGATCCCGACCCTGGCCGGCGAGGGCGATCTGGTGCTGGTGGACGAACTGGCCCACGCCTGCATCTGGGCCGGCGCCCAGCTGTCGGGCGCGCGGGTGGTTCCCTTCCGCCACAACGACATCGGCGAGCTCGAGCGGCTGCTGGCCGAATTGCGCGCGGCGCACCGGCGCTGCCTGGTGGCGACCGACGGGGTGTTCTCGATGGACGGCGATCTCGCCCCGTTGGACCGGCTGTCCGAGGTCTGCCAGGCCCACGACGCCTGGCTGCTGAGCGACGACGCCCACGGGATCGGCGTTCTGGCCGAGGGGCGAGGTTCGGCGGCGCTGTTCCCCGGGGCGACCATCCCTTTGCAGATGGGGACATTGTCCAAGGCGATCGGCTCCTACGGCGCCTATGTCTGCGCCAGCCGGGCGGTGGTCGATCTCCTCAAGACCCGCGCCCGGACCCTGGTCTATTCCACAGCCCCGCCGCCGGCGGCGATCGCCGCGGCCCTGGCGGCGCTGGACCTGATCGAGGCCGATTCCGAACTGACCGCCCGGCCCCTGTCCCGCGCCCGCGTCTTCACCCAGGCGCTCGGCTTGCCTCGGGCGGAAAGCCCCATCGTGCCGGTGATCATCGGCGGAGCGGAAGAGGCCCTGGCCGCCTCGCGCGCCCTGGAGGGCCAGGGCCGGCTGGTGGTGGCGATCCGCCCGCCGACCGTGCCGGCGCGGACGGCGCCGCTGCGCGTCGCCTTCACCGCCGGCCACAGCGAGGCCGACGTGCTGGCCCTGGCCGCCGCCGTGCGGCCGCTTTTGCGAAAGGAAGCTGCCTGA
- a CDS encoding adenylate/guanylate cyclase domain-containing protein: MAGRAPVLTTSSRRRRSAIVFTDLVGYSRHVEADEAGVLQALGELHGRLAELVGERGGRVVALRGDGAMLEFADAVEALSCCLTFLTESREANEVRPLERRLSFRIGLHFGEVTVAADTLLGASVNLAARLEQTAEADTIQISDAVREQVDGRVPANFDDLGFQQIKGLRAPVRTWRVSEAGEWDTPRPSPNGEVGEAGAERPSVAVLPFVVVGGGADEAYLAEGLAEDIIGGLNYNKWLFVASRHSSFRYLPEAIDAAKVCEELDVRYLVLGRMRRLGGQIRISVELVDGRKGESIWSARYDRRMEDVFAVQDEITGTLASTIAPVLLDREEQQAVRNTPRSLQHWDLYLRARWHFWRGTLKHTQAAQKLLTQALALKPEDAPSLALLAHCYFGEVWSGWSPNLDAAIAEATRLALQAVRIDAGDAFVHFTYGVALSLTGQLPAGLAEQRHALELNPYFAQATGEIGRLMAFSGQTEQAVDYLDRAMALSPSDPHISLYFRAKAVAFFLAGRFDEAVEQAAGALARRPDFFFHHYMLAACLAGAGKIPAARDALAEGRRLLPDYPLPVLKAGHPFAKPEDLERFTDALKLAGW, from the coding sequence TTGGCTGGACGCGCACCTGTCCTGACGACCTCCTCGCGTCGTCGCCGCAGCGCCATCGTCTTCACCGACCTGGTCGGCTACAGCCGCCACGTCGAGGCCGACGAGGCCGGCGTGCTGCAGGCGCTCGGTGAGCTGCACGGCCGACTGGCCGAGCTGGTCGGAGAGCGGGGCGGCCGCGTGGTGGCCCTGCGCGGTGACGGGGCGATGCTCGAGTTCGCCGACGCCGTCGAGGCGCTGTCCTGTTGCCTGACCTTTCTGACCGAGTCTCGCGAGGCCAACGAGGTCCGGCCGCTGGAGCGGCGGCTGAGCTTCCGCATCGGTTTGCACTTCGGCGAGGTCACGGTCGCGGCCGACACCCTTCTTGGCGCCAGCGTCAACCTGGCTGCGCGGCTGGAGCAGACCGCCGAAGCCGACACCATCCAGATATCGGACGCCGTGCGAGAACAGGTCGACGGCCGGGTGCCGGCCAATTTCGACGACCTGGGCTTCCAGCAGATCAAGGGCCTTCGGGCGCCTGTGCGGACCTGGCGGGTCAGCGAGGCCGGCGAGTGGGACACCCCGCGTCCGTCTCCCAATGGCGAGGTCGGCGAGGCCGGCGCCGAGCGGCCCTCGGTCGCGGTCCTGCCTTTCGTCGTAGTGGGCGGCGGCGCCGACGAGGCCTATCTGGCCGAGGGCCTTGCCGAGGACATCATCGGCGGGCTGAACTACAACAAGTGGCTGTTCGTCGCCTCGCGCCACTCTTCGTTCCGCTACCTGCCCGAGGCGATCGACGCGGCCAAGGTCTGCGAAGAACTGGACGTGCGCTACCTGGTGCTGGGGCGGATGCGCCGCCTCGGCGGGCAGATCCGCATCTCGGTCGAGCTGGTGGACGGGCGTAAGGGCGAGTCGATCTGGTCGGCGCGGTATGACCGGCGGATGGAGGACGTGTTCGCGGTCCAGGACGAGATCACCGGCACCCTGGCCTCGACCATCGCCCCGGTGCTGCTGGACCGCGAAGAGCAGCAGGCGGTGCGCAACACCCCGCGCAGCCTGCAGCATTGGGACCTTTACCTGCGCGCCCGCTGGCATTTCTGGCGCGGCACCCTGAAGCACACCCAGGCGGCGCAGAAGCTCCTGACCCAGGCCCTGGCGCTGAAGCCGGAAGACGCGCCGAGCCTTGCGCTCCTGGCCCATTGCTATTTCGGCGAGGTCTGGTCGGGCTGGTCGCCCAATCTGGATGCGGCGATCGCCGAGGCCACGCGGCTGGCCCTGCAGGCGGTGCGGATCGACGCCGGCGACGCCTTCGTCCACTTCACCTATGGCGTGGCCCTGTCCCTGACCGGCCAGCTCCCGGCGGGCCTGGCCGAGCAGCGTCACGCTCTTGAGCTGAACCCCTATTTCGCCCAGGCGACCGGCGAGATCGGCCGGCTGATGGCCTTTTCGGGCCAGACCGAGCAGGCGGTGGACTATCTGGACCGGGCCATGGCCCTGTCGCCCTCGGACCCGCACATCAGCCTCTATTTCCGCGCCAAGGCGGTGGCCTTCTTCCTGGCCGGACGGTTCGACGAGGCGGTGGAGCAGGCGGCGGGGGCGCTGGCGCGGCGGCCGGACTTCTTCTTCCACCACTACATGCTGGCCGCCTGCCTGGCTGGCGCCGGCAAGATCCCGGCGGCCAGGGACGCCCTGGCCGAGGGGCGCAGATTGCTGCCGGACTATCCTCTGCCGGTTCTGAAGGCCGGCCACCCCTTTGCAAAGCCAGAGGACCTTGAGCGGTTCACGGACGCGTTGAAGCTCGCGGGCTGGTAG
- a CDS encoding beta-N-acetylglucosaminidase domain-containing protein: MAVELGILEGYYGPPWSWSAREEQVAFLGERGYGFYLYAPKADKFLRRRWREHHPQPITEHLLSLARQCRRHKVRFGVGLSPFEVYRNFDADAQAALADKLAYLDAIGIDDLGILFDDMRGDAPELAVSQVRIVHWIAERTRATRIIVCPTYYTDDPALDRAFGERPPGYLAELGAALDPTVELFWTGEEVCSREYGIAHLERVAETFRRKPFLWDNYPVNDGPLMSPYLHLRAMTGRRAAIGPYLAAHGVNPALQPVLSRIPALSLIESYRLGDAYEYGKAFLTAATEVLGEELAGLVCRHISLLQDAGRDRLGPAALRLRERYGDFDHPGAKEIVAWLDGEYRITSEMIEAQ, encoded by the coding sequence ATGGCGGTGGAGCTAGGCATCCTCGAAGGCTATTACGGCCCGCCGTGGAGCTGGTCGGCCCGCGAGGAGCAGGTCGCATTCCTGGGGGAGCGGGGGTACGGCTTCTATCTCTATGCGCCCAAGGCGGACAAATTCCTGCGCCGCCGTTGGCGTGAGCATCATCCCCAGCCGATCACCGAGCACCTGCTCAGCCTGGCCCGCCAGTGCCGGCGGCACAAGGTGCGCTTCGGCGTGGGCCTGAGCCCGTTCGAGGTCTATCGGAATTTCGACGCCGACGCCCAGGCGGCCCTGGCCGACAAGCTGGCCTATCTGGACGCTATCGGCATCGACGACCTCGGCATCCTGTTCGACGACATGCGCGGGGACGCGCCGGAGTTGGCGGTCTCGCAGGTCCGGATCGTCCACTGGATCGCCGAGCGCACCCGCGCGACGCGGATCATCGTCTGCCCGACCTACTACACCGACGATCCGGCCCTGGACCGGGCTTTCGGCGAGCGGCCGCCGGGCTATCTGGCCGAGCTGGGCGCGGCCCTGGATCCCACGGTCGAGCTGTTCTGGACCGGCGAGGAGGTCTGCTCGCGCGAATACGGGATCGCCCATCTGGAGCGGGTGGCCGAGACCTTCCGGCGCAAGCCGTTCCTGTGGGACAACTATCCGGTCAACGACGGCCCGCTGATGTCGCCCTATCTGCATCTGCGCGCCATGACCGGTCGACGCGCAGCGATCGGGCCCTACCTCGCCGCCCACGGGGTCAATCCGGCCCTGCAGCCGGTCCTGTCGCGCATCCCGGCCCTCAGCCTGATCGAAAGTTACCGCCTGGGGGACGCCTACGAATACGGCAAGGCCTTCCTGACCGCGGCCACCGAGGTGCTGGGGGAGGAGTTGGCGGGCCTGGTCTGCCGGCACATCTCGCTGTTGCAGGACGCCGGGCGTGACCGGCTGGGGCCGGCGGCGCTGCGCCTTCGCGAACGCTACGGCGACTTCGACCATCCGGGGGCCAAGGAGATCGTGGCCTGGCTGGACGGGGAGTACCGCATCACCTCGGAAATGATCGAGGCGCAGTAG
- a CDS encoding Crp/Fnr family transcriptional regulator: MLDEASALLGSSSVFSVLSPGRRTQLLREGTTLTLSKGMRLFSRGDAGDACFLVLSGELEVVASDAEGRDVWLASLGTGALIGEVAVLDGGPRSADVTAMRRTTLFKIRRDSVLETLREEPAGALALLSVLAARLRSTDARVEETALIDLPGRLARLLLQSGDAPVTQPQGELARLIGASRERVNKTLAVWRQHGWIEIGRTGTRVLDRPALAALTQRSRRR; this comes from the coding sequence GTGCTCGATGAAGCTTCGGCCCTTTTGGGCTCCAGCTCGGTGTTTTCGGTTCTGTCGCCGGGGCGGCGCACTCAGCTCCTGCGCGAAGGGACCACGCTGACGCTCAGCAAGGGGATGCGCCTGTTTTCGCGCGGGGATGCGGGCGACGCCTGCTTCCTGGTGCTGTCCGGCGAGTTGGAGGTGGTGGCCTCCGACGCCGAGGGCCGCGACGTGTGGCTGGCCTCGCTGGGGACCGGCGCCCTGATTGGCGAGGTGGCGGTGCTGGACGGCGGGCCGCGCTCGGCCGACGTCACCGCCATGCGGCGCACGACCCTGTTCAAGATCCGCCGCGACAGCGTGCTGGAGACCCTGCGCGAAGAGCCGGCCGGGGCCTTGGCCCTGCTGTCGGTGCTCGCCGCGCGCCTGCGCTCGACCGACGCGCGGGTGGAGGAGACCGCCCTGATCGACCTGCCGGGCCGCCTGGCGCGGCTGCTGCTTCAATCCGGCGACGCGCCGGTGACCCAGCCCCAGGGCGAACTGGCCCGGCTGATCGGCGCCTCGCGCGAGCGGGTCAACAAGACCCTGGCCGTGTGGCGCCAGCACGGCTGGATCGAGATCGGCCGCACCGGCACCCGCGTGCTGGACCGGCCGGCCCTGGCCGCCCTGACCCAGAGGTCGCGGCGCCGCTGA